One Sparus aurata chromosome 5, fSpaAur1.1, whole genome shotgun sequence genomic window carries:
- the LOC115581734 gene encoding LOW QUALITY PROTEIN: beta-1,3-galactosyl-O-glycosyl-glycoprotein beta-1,6-N-acetylglucosaminyltransferase-like (The sequence of the model RefSeq protein was modified relative to this genomic sequence to represent the inferred CDS: deleted 1 base in 1 codon) translates to MVVHHKVQNFGATASSHLFTSKYLLWPCDKKSDISVFSAIMGITSCFPNVFMVSKSVSVVYAAWPRVQADLNCMADLYNASTTWKYFINLCGQDFPLKTNLEIVRMLRSLRGRGNSLESEQIGGKKWRVTNAYQIVDGQIQASGKVKDPPPFNLPIMSGNAYIVVSRGYVHSVLEDNRIQALIEWFKDTYSPDEFLWATIQRIPGVPGSTWPNSKYDMTDMNAIARLVKWWLHEGSQGTLEAVYPECHGNHVREICVYGAGDLPWLLEQHHLFANKFDIDTDPIAVYCLEKYLRQKALAELHWIYD, encoded by the exons ATGGTTGTCCATCATAAG GTGCAGAACTTTGGAGCGACTGCTTCGAGCCATCTATTCACCTCAAAATATTTATTGTGGCCATGTGACAAAAAATCAGACATCTCAGTTTTCTCTGCTATCATGGGCATTACTTCCTGTTTCCCAAATGTCTTCATGGTCAGCAAGTCTGTGAGCGTGGTCTATGCTGCCTGGCCACGAGTCCAGGCTGACCTTAACTGTATGGCTGATCTTTATAACGCCAGC ACAACATGGAAATACTTCATCAACCTTTGTGGTCAGGATTTCCCACTGAAAACCAACTTGGAGATTGTACGGATGTTGCGTTCATTGAGAGGGCGGGGTAACAGCTTGGAGTCAGAGCAGATAGGAGGAAAGAAGTGGAGGGTGACAAATGCTTACCAGATAGTTGATGGACAAATCCAG GCATCAGGAAAGGTGAAGGACCCACCTCCATTCAACCTGCCTATTATGTCAGGAAATGCCTACATTGTGGTGAGCAGAGGCTACGTCCACAGCGTGCTGGAGGACAACCGAATACAGGCTCTAATTGAGTGGTTCAAAGATACCTACAGTCCTGATGAGTTTCTCTGGGCAACTATTCAACGGATCCCTGGTGTCCCTGGATCAACTTGGCCCAACTCCAAATATGACATGACAGACATGAATGCTATTGCACGGCTGGTGAAGTGGTGGTTGCATGAGGGGTCACAGGGGACACTGGAGGCAGTGTACCCagagtgtcatggcaaccatgTCAGGGAGATATGTGTGTATGGTGCTGGAGACCTACCGTGGCTGCTTGAGCAACATCATCTCTTTGCCAATAAGTTTGACATAGACACAGATCCCATTGCTGTCTACTGCTTGGAGAAGTACCTGAGACAAAAGGCACTGGCTGAGTTACATTGGATTTATGATTAA